A genomic window from Halogeometricum borinquense DSM 11551 includes:
- the larB gene encoding nickel pincer cofactor biosynthesis protein LarB encodes MRDILEAVASGDLDPAVAEARLSGYATTGAGRFDAARETRRGVPEAILADGKTPDEAATLAAAAVKSTGRAILTRADDTHVDAVVDTLNEEVTFHRDDRARTLVAHAPDFDPPTRDATVGIVTGGTSDAEAAGEASVILEEMGATVTRVEDVGVAHLGRVIDHLDTLRAADVLVVAAGREGALPTVVAGLVDTPVIGLPVSTGYGHGGSGKAALEGMLQSCTVISVVNIDAGFVAGAQAGLIARAISDARTGNDQAD; translated from the coding sequence ATGCGAGATATTCTAGAGGCTGTCGCATCCGGCGACCTCGACCCGGCGGTCGCGGAAGCGCGTCTCTCGGGATACGCGACGACAGGAGCGGGACGGTTCGACGCCGCACGGGAGACACGACGCGGCGTCCCTGAGGCGATCCTCGCGGACGGAAAAACGCCAGACGAGGCAGCGACGTTGGCGGCCGCGGCCGTCAAATCGACTGGCCGGGCCATTCTGACCCGCGCTGACGACACCCACGTCGATGCCGTCGTGGACACACTGAACGAGGAAGTCACGTTCCACAGAGATGACCGGGCACGGACACTCGTCGCGCACGCGCCAGATTTCGACCCGCCGACGCGAGACGCGACGGTCGGTATCGTCACCGGCGGCACCTCGGACGCGGAGGCGGCGGGCGAAGCGTCAGTGATCCTCGAAGAGATGGGTGCGACGGTGACGCGCGTCGAAGACGTGGGTGTCGCCCACCTCGGACGCGTCATCGACCACCTCGACACGCTCCGTGCGGCGGACGTACTCGTCGTTGCCGCCGGGCGAGAAGGTGCTCTCCCAACGGTGGTCGCCGGACTCGTCGATACCCCCGTCATCGGCCTGCCAGTCTCGACTGGCTACGGACACGGTGGCTCGGGGAAAGCGGCCCTTGAAGGGATGCTTCAGTCGTGTACTGTCATTTCAGTGGTCAACATCGACGCTGGGTTCGTTGCCGGTGCGCAGGCCGGACTCATCGCTCGGGCGATAAGCGACGCACGCACCGGCAATGACCAAGCGGACTGA
- a CDS encoding DUF7563 family protein — MPTCDHCGSHVSERFARVFADVEGRILACPNCSANAGIAEVARQRTRTA; from the coding sequence ATGCCAACTTGCGACCACTGCGGGTCGCACGTTTCCGAGCGCTTCGCACGCGTGTTTGCCGACGTCGAAGGGCGAATTCTCGCCTGTCCAAACTGTTCGGCGAACGCGGGTATCGCGGAGGTCGCGCGGCAACGTACCCGCACTGCATGA
- the surE gene encoding 5'/3'-nucleotidase SurE: protein MSDGYTILLTNDDGIDAPGIATLREELTSLGDVTVIAPDGNRSGVGRTRNHTAVVREHPWGYALSGTPADCVAYGLRGLDTDFDVVVSGVNDGPNAGNYVVGRSGTVGAGIEAAFLGTPALAVSAFHTTDFFLSPPEEYDFSRPARVAVGLVERALDSGVYDDVDLLNVNAPVDSPNPPVMLTEPYHDYGQQVEEVEDEDDELGPDERRVELRDRTWPDAVGWENPFPLAETHRERYPVGTDRRAMVDAAVSVSPLTVSHGVADSARLADVIETFEVE, encoded by the coding sequence ATGAGCGACGGATACACCATCCTCCTGACGAACGACGACGGCATCGACGCACCCGGAATTGCCACGCTCCGCGAAGAACTCACGTCGCTGGGTGACGTGACCGTCATCGCGCCCGACGGGAACCGAAGCGGGGTCGGTCGCACTCGTAATCACACGGCGGTGGTCCGCGAGCATCCGTGGGGATACGCACTCTCGGGGACGCCCGCCGACTGCGTCGCGTACGGTCTCCGCGGCCTCGACACCGACTTCGACGTGGTCGTCTCCGGCGTCAACGACGGTCCCAACGCGGGCAACTACGTCGTCGGTCGTTCCGGAACCGTCGGTGCGGGCATCGAGGCCGCCTTCCTCGGGACGCCAGCCCTCGCCGTCTCGGCGTTTCACACGACTGATTTCTTCCTCTCACCGCCGGAAGAGTACGACTTCTCCCGGCCTGCGCGCGTCGCCGTCGGACTGGTCGAACGCGCCCTCGACTCCGGCGTCTACGACGACGTTGACCTGCTGAACGTGAACGCACCCGTCGATTCGCCGAACCCGCCGGTGATGCTCACCGAACCGTACCACGACTACGGGCAACAGGTCGAGGAGGTCGAAGACGAAGACGACGAACTCGGTCCGGACGAACGCCGCGTCGAACTGCGGGATCGAACGTGGCCCGACGCCGTCGGGTGGGAGAACCCGTTCCCCCTCGCGGAGACACACCGTGAGCGCTATCCTGTCGGGACGGACCGGCGTGCGATGGTGGACGCCGCTGTCAGCGTTTCCCCGTTGACCGTAAGTCACGGTGTCGCCGACAGTGCGCGCCTCGCCGACGTGATCGAGACGTTCGAAGTCGAGTGA
- a CDS encoding GIY-YIG nuclease family protein produces MGDHYVYVLRCSDDSLYTGYTTDVDRRVAEHDAGEGAKYTRGRTPVELVHTEAFDSRSTAMSREYEIKQLSRRQKERLIDAE; encoded by the coding sequence ATGGGCGACCACTACGTCTACGTCCTCCGATGTTCGGACGACTCGCTGTACACGGGCTACACAACCGATGTGGACCGCCGGGTTGCAGAACACGACGCAGGCGAGGGGGCAAAATACACGCGGGGCCGAACACCAGTCGAACTCGTCCACACCGAAGCGTTCGACTCCCGGTCAACGGCGATGTCGCGTGAGTACGAGATCAAGCAGTTGTCGCGGCGGCAGAAAGAGCGCTTGATCGACGCGGAGTGA
- a CDS encoding NADPH-dependent FMN reductase, producing MTRIVAICGSRREGSYTRKSLEIVLDAARDAGAETTMVDLGDVDLPLFHPDKDEQGESERLTRLVRKADGVIIGSPVYHGSYSSTFRNFHDYCSKDEYEDTAVGLVATAGGGSYGGALEHMRSTIRGVHGHVVPEQVGVRGAYNVYEGDELTDEDVRRRLVSLAESVVAEARRLHPEAAQTARADD from the coding sequence ATGACTCGCATCGTTGCCATTTGTGGAAGCAGACGCGAGGGGAGTTATACTCGCAAGTCGCTGGAAATCGTCCTCGACGCCGCCCGGGACGCCGGTGCCGAGACGACAATGGTGGACCTCGGCGACGTAGACCTCCCGCTCTTTCACCCGGACAAAGACGAACAGGGAGAATCTGAACGGCTCACTCGACTCGTCCGCAAAGCGGACGGCGTCATCATCGGATCGCCTGTCTACCACGGGTCGTACTCCTCGACGTTCCGCAATTTCCACGACTACTGCTCGAAGGACGAGTACGAGGACACTGCCGTCGGTCTCGTCGCCACCGCTGGCGGCGGATCCTACGGTGGAGCGTTAGAACACATGCGAAGTACGATTCGCGGCGTTCACGGCCACGTCGTCCCCGAACAGGTCGGCGTCCGCGGCGCGTACAACGTGTACGAGGGCGATGAACTCACCGATGAAGACGTGCGCCGTCGCCTCGTCTCACTCGCGGAGTCCGTTGTTGCGGAGGCACGGCGACTCCATCCCGAGGCGGCACAGACTGCCCGCGCGGACGATTAG
- a CDS encoding phosphoglucomutase/phosphomannomutase family protein, whose product MDAISFGTDGWRATLDTFTDERVRIVGQAVADYLSDEGYEAPVFVGYDARDTSLGFAESLAEVLAGNGFDVLLPDRDRPTPLVAHAIVERNLAGALMVTASHNPPEYNGVKFIPADGAPALPYVTEAIVERLAEPDLLPEDERGSIEEVDIVTPHFEHARELVDADLSGLTVVHDAMHGSGRGVTSALLESAGAEVVSIRDERDSDFGGTPPEPSAENLEPLVEAVEEHDADLGVANDGDADRVAFVTPERGHLDENLFFAAAYDYLLAEESGPAIRTVSTTFLIDRIAEAHGQEVFETAVGFKWVADAMKEHDALMGGEESGGFSIRGHVREKDGVLMGLLGAAATADEPMDERVDRLLDAHGDIVADKISLDCPDSEKERVIDELDDELPDRVAGRDIEKVVTLDGFKLLLEDGSWLLARPSGTEPKMRVYAEASSEDDVRELLEAGRKLVAPLI is encoded by the coding sequence ATGGATGCGATCTCTTTCGGCACCGACGGGTGGCGCGCAACGCTCGACACGTTCACGGACGAACGAGTCCGAATCGTGGGGCAGGCCGTCGCTGACTATCTCTCCGATGAGGGGTACGAAGCACCGGTTTTCGTCGGCTACGATGCACGCGACACCTCGCTCGGATTCGCCGAATCGCTGGCCGAGGTGCTGGCCGGAAACGGGTTCGACGTACTGCTGCCCGACCGGGACCGACCGACGCCGTTAGTCGCCCACGCAATCGTCGAACGCAACCTCGCTGGCGCGTTGATGGTCACGGCATCGCACAACCCGCCGGAGTACAACGGCGTCAAGTTCATCCCTGCCGACGGCGCGCCTGCGCTCCCGTACGTCACCGAAGCCATCGTCGAACGCCTCGCGGAACCTGACCTCCTGCCCGAGGACGAACGCGGCAGTATCGAGGAAGTTGACATCGTGACGCCGCACTTCGAACATGCCCGCGAACTCGTAGACGCTGACCTCTCGGGACTCACCGTCGTCCACGACGCCATGCACGGAAGCGGTCGCGGCGTCACCAGCGCACTCCTCGAATCCGCGGGCGCGGAAGTAGTGAGCATCCGCGACGAACGCGACTCAGACTTCGGCGGGACGCCGCCGGAACCGAGCGCGGAGAACCTCGAACCGCTCGTCGAAGCAGTCGAAGAACACGACGCGGATTTGGGTGTCGCTAACGACGGCGACGCGGATCGAGTCGCGTTTGTCACGCCCGAGCGCGGCCATCTGGACGAGAACCTCTTTTTCGCCGCCGCGTACGACTATCTGCTTGCCGAGGAGAGCGGCCCCGCCATCCGAACCGTCTCCACGACGTTCCTCATCGACCGTATCGCCGAAGCACACGGCCAAGAAGTGTTCGAGACGGCTGTTGGCTTCAAGTGGGTCGCAGACGCGATGAAAGAACACGACGCGCTGATGGGCGGCGAGGAGTCCGGCGGCTTCTCGATTCGGGGCCACGTCCGCGAGAAGGACGGCGTCCTCATGGGGCTTCTCGGCGCGGCCGCCACCGCCGATGAACCGATGGACGAGCGCGTTGATCGCCTCCTCGATGCGCACGGCGATATTGTCGCCGACAAGATCAGTCTCGACTGTCCCGACTCGGAGAAAGAGCGGGTTATCGACGAACTGGACGACGAACTGCCAGACCGGGTCGCCGGACGCGACATCGAGAAAGTCGTCACGCTCGACGGCTTCAAACTGCTCCTCGAAGACGGGTCGTGGCTGCTGGCCCGGCCCTCCGGGACGGAACCGAAGATGCGCGTCTACGCCGAGGCATCCAGCGAGGACGATGTCCGCGAACTCCTCGAAGCGGGCCGCAAACTAGTCGCACCGCTCATCTAA
- a CDS encoding GNAT family N-acetyltransferase → MTDVRLARSDDRAACVELLDAAMLEVESDRVRRRIEDGDVLVADANGRVVGVCVLVRRDDATAITQIAVHRSRRARGIGRRLVETAASRTDGPVTATFRRQVRPFYEALEFEITAIDEGTGDGENADGGRFRGVLR, encoded by the coding sequence GTGACTGATGTGCGCCTCGCCCGGTCGGACGACCGTGCGGCCTGCGTCGAACTGTTAGATGCCGCAATGCTCGAAGTCGAGAGCGACCGCGTTCGGCGGCGAATCGAGGACGGAGACGTTCTCGTCGCCGACGCGAACGGCCGAGTCGTCGGTGTCTGTGTGCTGGTGCGACGCGATGATGCGACGGCAATTACGCAGATCGCGGTGCATCGCTCTCGGCGTGCCCGCGGCATTGGACGCCGCTTGGTCGAGACTGCCGCCTCGCGTACTGATGGGCCGGTGACGGCGACGTTCCGTCGGCAAGTGCGGCCGTTCTACGAGGCGCTGGAGTTCGAGATAACCGCCATAGATGAGGGTACCGGTGACGGCGAAAACGCAGACGGCGGGCGGTTTCGCGGCGTCCTTAGATGA
- a CDS encoding peroxiredoxin family protein, whose translation MSTTTAPLDFELPNVGAGPDTFSPADADAEYLVLLLQRDYYCKKCRRQVQSAKRRYDEFQDANAEVVSVLPEPTDRTKKWQTSYDLPFPLLADEGKEVGDAMDQPERFGVLGSLHDLVGRMPEALVLDVETGEVLFDHAGDSPGDRPDIDELLAAIPSA comes from the coding sequence ATGAGCACGACCACGGCTCCATTGGATTTCGAGTTACCGAACGTCGGTGCTGGCCCGGACACGTTCTCGCCCGCGGATGCCGACGCTGAGTATCTCGTCCTTCTCCTCCAGCGGGACTACTACTGTAAAAAGTGCCGCCGACAGGTGCAGTCAGCCAAACGCCGATACGACGAGTTTCAGGACGCGAACGCGGAAGTCGTATCCGTTCTTCCCGAACCGACGGACCGAACCAAGAAGTGGCAAACGTCCTACGACCTGCCGTTTCCCCTCCTTGCCGACGAGGGCAAGGAAGTAGGCGATGCGATGGACCAACCCGAGCGGTTCGGCGTCCTCGGAAGCCTGCACGATCTCGTCGGACGGATGCCCGAGGCGCTCGTCCTCGACGTGGAGACGGGGGAGGTCCTTTTCGACCACGCGGGCGACAGTCCCGGCGACCGGCCGGACATTGACGAGTTGTTGGCGGCCATCCCGTCGGCCTAA
- the samp2 gene encoding ubiquitin-like small modifier protein SAMP2, whose amino-acid sequence MHVSVEVVGEETHEIRVEDDDTYADLVRAVDLSPHEVSVLVDGSPVPEDQPVAVERVKILRLIKGGAY is encoded by the coding sequence ATGCACGTCTCCGTGGAAGTCGTCGGCGAGGAAACGCACGAGATCCGCGTCGAGGACGACGACACGTACGCTGACCTGGTTCGCGCGGTGGACCTCAGCCCGCACGAGGTGTCGGTTCTCGTAGACGGCTCGCCCGTTCCCGAGGACCAACCCGTCGCAGTCGAACGCGTCAAAATTCTCCGCCTCATCAAGGGCGGCGCGTACTGA
- a CDS encoding replication factor C small subunit, translating to MSEAADAEEAATGREIWIEKYRPQTLDDVYGQEDIVERLRSYIEQDDLPHLLFAGPAGVGKTTSATAIARAIYGDDWRGNFLELNASDERGIDVVRDRIKNFARSSFGGFDYRIIFLDEADSLTSDAQSALRRTMEQFSDNTRFILSCNYSSKIIDPIQSRCAVFRFSPLGDDAVREQVKDIAETEEIELTEDGLDALVYAAGGDMRRAINSLQAAATTGEIVDEEAVYLITSTARPEDIEEMVQSAIDGEFLTARSKLETLLVDTGMAGGDIIDQLHRSVWDFDLDERTTVRLMERIGEADYRITEGANEQVQLEALLASLAAATDD from the coding sequence ATGAGCGAGGCCGCGGACGCGGAGGAGGCCGCTACTGGCCGTGAAATCTGGATCGAGAAGTACCGACCGCAGACGCTCGACGACGTGTACGGACAGGAAGACATCGTCGAGAGACTCCGGTCGTACATCGAACAGGACGACTTGCCGCACCTGCTGTTTGCGGGACCGGCAGGCGTCGGTAAGACCACCTCCGCGACGGCCATCGCCCGCGCCATCTACGGCGACGACTGGCGTGGCAACTTCCTCGAACTCAACGCCTCGGACGAACGCGGCATCGACGTGGTGCGCGACCGGATCAAGAACTTCGCTCGCTCGTCGTTCGGCGGGTTCGACTACCGCATCATCTTCTTGGACGAGGCCGACTCTCTCACCTCTGACGCGCAGTCGGCCCTGCGTCGGACGATGGAGCAGTTCTCCGATAACACCCGCTTTATCCTCTCGTGTAACTACTCCTCGAAGATTATCGACCCTATCCAGTCGCGGTGTGCGGTGTTCCGCTTTTCGCCCCTCGGTGACGACGCCGTCCGCGAGCAGGTGAAAGACATCGCAGAAACCGAGGAGATCGAACTCACCGAGGACGGTCTGGACGCGCTCGTCTACGCCGCAGGTGGCGACATGCGTCGCGCAATCAACTCCCTGCAGGCGGCGGCAACGACCGGCGAGATCGTGGACGAGGAAGCCGTCTACCTCATCACCTCGACGGCCCGCCCTGAGGACATCGAGGAGATGGTCCAATCGGCTATCGACGGTGAGTTCCTCACCGCGCGGTCGAAACTCGAGACGCTTCTCGTGGACACCGGGATGGCCGGCGGTGACATCATCGATCAGCTACACCGGTCGGTGTGGGACTTCGACCTTGACGAACGCACGACAGTTCGCTTGATGGAACGCATCGGCGAGGCTGACTACCGCATCACCGAAGGTGCGAACGAACAAGTCCAGTTAGAGGCGTTGCTCGCCTCGCTGGCTGCCGCCACCGACGACTGA
- a CDS encoding GAF domain-containing protein, translating into MRGLEQLRLAVDDSTACEDLLLSSDIGVSIVAIEDDEPVDAVVVTDPTADVEFDAPVICYADCDPESVPRPERFDAFIRRGDGASLETQLRWLVARSTHTADNLTRLRRLYEGSSRLIAAETTDELFERTIDIADRILAFDNSSISIDVGDGFRIRSTRGDFDEDDRIPYDAGLLGETYRTGESRLINDIRTDETAAPHDPEYRSVISVPVGDIGVFQAISTEVGAFDEMDHHLAELLVSYVAETAARIESEKALRESRSRVEALHRGTIDLAAVTDLGELFDRTVAVADEILSFDMSYIGVVKDGLIVPAAMSKRFPEDGAEPLSVEDGSVAADVYQTGKTRLVEDMDEADDANPVKDAYRSGLSVAIGDFAVFQAAAYTPRAFDEADAELTELLMAHVAVTAERIRAEENLREERDRSTALFEHVSDAAVAYEVDDESGVACIQSVNNAFEEQFGRRDIDIIGDDLLAEIVPDSERDPPELCVADGERHRSEVQRLADGQTREFILNVVPLDPNAADGVGYALYTDITERKQRESELERQNQRLEEFANIVSHDLRNPLAVAQGHLELAREVNREESFDAVADALDQMEELIDDLLSLARQGEVVGETTAVDVGAIARRAWDTVETADGTLKISSATMDADTERLAELFGNLFRNSVEHNDGDAGVTVRVGPLDDGFYVEDDGSGIAADRREVVFEPGETTGDDGIGYGLAIVSRIAEAHGWSVAVTESAAGGARFEFRVE; encoded by the coding sequence GTGCGAGGACTGGAGCAACTTCGACTCGCCGTGGACGATTCGACAGCCTGCGAGGATCTGCTGCTGTCGTCTGATATCGGCGTGTCGATTGTAGCGATTGAAGACGACGAACCCGTTGACGCCGTCGTTGTTACTGACCCCACAGCGGACGTCGAATTCGACGCACCAGTCATCTGTTATGCAGATTGCGACCCCGAGTCGGTTCCGCGACCTGAGCGGTTTGATGCATTCATCCGACGGGGTGACGGTGCGTCGCTCGAAACGCAACTCCGATGGCTCGTCGCTCGCTCTACCCATACCGCGGATAACTTGACGCGGCTCAGACGGCTCTACGAAGGGAGTTCGAGGCTCATCGCTGCGGAGACGACAGACGAGTTGTTCGAGCGGACGATAGATATTGCCGACCGCATCCTCGCGTTCGACAACTCCTCGATCTCAATCGACGTGGGCGACGGCTTCCGCATCCGCTCGACCAGAGGTGACTTCGACGAGGACGACCGGATCCCCTACGACGCGGGACTCCTCGGAGAGACGTACCGAACCGGCGAATCGAGACTCATCAACGACATTCGGACAGACGAGACCGCTGCCCCGCACGATCCGGAGTATCGGTCGGTGATTAGCGTTCCCGTGGGTGACATTGGCGTCTTTCAAGCCATCTCGACGGAGGTCGGCGCGTTCGATGAGATGGACCACCACCTTGCGGAACTCCTCGTCTCCTACGTTGCGGAAACAGCCGCTCGCATCGAGTCCGAGAAAGCGCTTCGAGAGAGTCGGAGTCGGGTCGAAGCGCTCCACCGCGGAACAATCGATCTCGCGGCCGTCACCGACCTCGGCGAACTGTTCGACCGAACTGTTGCGGTGGCCGACGAGATTCTGTCGTTCGATATGAGTTACATCGGTGTCGTCAAAGACGGTCTGATCGTGCCCGCCGCGATGTCAAAGCGGTTCCCCGAGGACGGTGCAGAGCCATTATCCGTCGAAGATGGTAGCGTTGCCGCGGATGTCTACCAGACCGGGAAGACGCGTCTCGTCGAGGACATGGACGAGGCCGACGACGCCAATCCGGTCAAAGACGCCTACCGGTCGGGGCTGAGTGTCGCTATCGGAGATTTTGCCGTGTTTCAGGCCGCAGCCTACACCCCACGGGCGTTCGACGAAGCCGACGCGGAACTCACCGAACTGCTGATGGCGCACGTCGCCGTGACCGCAGAGCGAATCCGTGCGGAGGAGAACCTCCGCGAGGAACGCGACCGGTCAACCGCTCTCTTCGAACACGTCTCTGATGCCGCCGTCGCCTACGAAGTGGACGATGAGTCGGGCGTCGCGTGCATCCAAAGCGTCAACAACGCCTTCGAGGAACAGTTCGGTAGGCGCGATATCGATATTATCGGTGACGACCTTCTCGCGGAAATCGTTCCCGACAGCGAACGCGACCCGCCGGAGTTGTGCGTCGCCGACGGCGAACGCCACAGAAGCGAGGTGCAGCGACTCGCAGACGGTCAGACACGAGAGTTCATCCTCAATGTCGTCCCCTTGGATCCTAACGCCGCCGACGGTGTCGGATACGCTCTCTACACCGACATCACCGAGCGAAAACAGCGCGAATCCGAGTTAGAGCGACAGAATCAGCGGTTAGAGGAGTTCGCCAACATCGTGAGCCACGACCTCAGAAATCCGCTCGCGGTGGCGCAGGGACACCTCGAACTCGCCCGCGAGGTAAACCGCGAGGAGTCGTTCGACGCGGTGGCGGACGCGTTAGACCAGATGGAGGAACTCATCGACGACCTGTTATCACTAGCGCGGCAGGGGGAGGTCGTCGGCGAGACGACTGCCGTGGATGTCGGTGCTATCGCCCGCCGTGCCTGGGATACGGTCGAGACGGCGGATGGGACGCTCAAGATCTCCTCGGCGACAATGGACGCTGATACGGAACGTCTCGCGGAACTGTTCGGGAACCTCTTTCGGAACAGCGTCGAACACAACGACGGCGACGCCGGCGTCACTGTCCGCGTTGGGCCGTTGGACGACGGGTTCTACGTCGAGGACGACGGATCCGGAATCGCTGCGGACCGCCGCGAGGTCGTGTTCGAACCCGGTGAAACGACCGGTGACGACGGGATCGGCTACGGTCTCGCTATCGTCTCACGTATCGCCGAGGCGCACGGGTGGTCTGTCGCAGTGACGGAGTCTGCGGCAGGCGGTGCGCGGTTTGAGTTCCGCGTCGAGTAG
- a CDS encoding TspO/MBR family protein, which produces MEIRASIRNRPVVEWLAWVLLSELAGLIGGVATASAVETWYTTLAQPSFAPPDWVFGPVWTTLYALMGTAAFLVSRSDDSRTRPALYAFVGHLVLNVSWSLAFFGLQSPLYGLVVIVPLLVAIVAVTALFGRVDRRAAALMLPYLVWVAFATALNYQFWTLN; this is translated from the coding sequence ATGGAGATACGCGCGTCTATCCGGAATCGGCCCGTAGTCGAGTGGTTAGCGTGGGTTCTGCTCTCGGAACTTGCGGGGCTGATCGGCGGGGTTGCGACGGCGTCCGCCGTCGAGACGTGGTACACGACGCTCGCTCAACCGTCGTTCGCCCCGCCTGACTGGGTGTTCGGCCCGGTCTGGACGACGCTGTACGCTCTCATGGGGACCGCGGCGTTTCTCGTCTCGCGGTCTGACGACTCGCGGACGCGGCCTGCGTTGTACGCCTTCGTCGGCCACCTTGTCCTCAACGTGTCGTGGTCGCTGGCGTTCTTCGGCTTGCAGTCCCCGCTGTACGGACTCGTCGTCATCGTCCCTCTCCTCGTCGCCATCGTCGCCGTAACGGCTCTGTTCGGGCGTGTTGACCGACGCGCGGCGGCGCTGATGCTCCCCTACCTCGTGTGGGTAGCGTTCGCCACGGCGCTTAACTACCAGTTCTGGACACTGAACTGA